In Luteitalea sp., one DNA window encodes the following:
- a CDS encoding DUF222 domain-containing protein: protein AAREKVRVARALATLPLTSAAMNRGEISYSKVRAISRVATPANEARLVDAARGGTAAHIERLVRAWRRVDRQAEARDTARRHQQRHLHTWVDEDGMLVIRGRLPPELGAVVQRALEAAADRLFREEAAVPRDDGAAEVTAAQRRADALGLLAESALASDLDRGTAGDRYQVVIHVDEDTLTEGTRPATGDAAERDTGQSVLENDEGAYASAGTSRRIACDASTVVMRHAPDGTVLDVGRKTRTIPPAIRRALAARDRRCLGWALDVLRDRPVGVATGGDVTAEACIGT from the coding sequence GGGCCGCCCGCGAGAAGGTGCGCGTGGCGCGCGCGCTGGCGACGCTGCCCCTGACGAGCGCCGCCATGAATCGCGGCGAGATCTCCTATTCGAAAGTCCGCGCGATCTCGCGCGTCGCGACGCCCGCGAACGAGGCGCGGCTCGTGGATGCGGCGCGGGGCGGCACCGCGGCACACATCGAGCGGCTGGTCCGCGCCTGGCGCCGCGTCGATCGGCAGGCTGAGGCCCGAGACACCGCGCGGCGACACCAGCAGCGGCATCTCCACACCTGGGTGGATGAGGACGGGATGCTGGTGATCCGCGGGCGGCTCCCGCCGGAGCTCGGCGCGGTGGTGCAGCGGGCGCTCGAGGCCGCGGCCGATCGGTTGTTCCGGGAAGAGGCGGCCGTGCCGCGCGACGATGGTGCGGCGGAGGTTACGGCGGCGCAACGCCGCGCCGACGCCCTCGGACTCCTCGCCGAGAGCGCGCTGGCCAGCGACCTGGATCGCGGGACGGCGGGCGATCGCTATCAGGTCGTGATTCACGTCGACGAGGACACGTTGACGGAAGGCACCCGACCGGCCACCGGGGATGCGGCCGAGCGCGACACGGGGCAGTCAGTCCTGGAAAACGATGAGGGCGCGTACGCTTCCGCGGGAACGTCGCGGCGAATCGCCTGCGACGCGTCGACCGTGGTGATGCGGCATGCGCCGGACGGGACGGTGCTCGATGTCGGCCGGAAGACGCGGACGATTCCGCCGGCGATTCGCCGGGCGCTGGCCGCCCGCGATCGCCGCTGCCTGGGCTGGGCGCTCGACGTCCTGCGGGATCGTCCGGTGGGCGTGGCCACAGGCGGGGACGTTACCGCGGAAGCGTGCATCGGGACGTAG